A single region of the Legionella oakridgensis ATCC 33761 = DSM 21215 genome encodes:
- the dnaA gene encoding chromosomal replication initiator protein DnaA, whose translation MSANVWQKCLEHLQEEYPAQQFNTWLRPLQAEAEESTLVLLAPNRFVVDWVKKHFYSRIKELVGQLSADDIKLVSIEIGSKTVKPAVIDEPVIKEASAVKSSPKKTTDHYKNTYLNKKFLFDSFVEGNSNQLAKAAALQVAERPGDAYNPLFIYGGVGLGKTHLMHAIGNSILKNNPEAKVLYLHSERFVADMVKALQTNAINEFKRFYRSLNALLIDDIQFFAGKDRSQEEFFHTFNALLEGQQQIILTSDRYPKEIEGVEERLKSRFGWGLTVAVEPPELETRVAILISKAELANIELPYEVAFFIAKRIRSNVRELEGALRRVIANAHFTGKPITIEFVNDALRDLLALQDKLVTIENIQKTVAEYYKVKVADLLSKRRSRSIARPRQMAMALAKELTNHSLPEIGDHFGGRDHTTVIHACRKVKELVQEAGDFAEDYKNLMRTLSS comes from the coding sequence GTGTCTGCGAATGTTTGGCAGAAATGTTTAGAGCATTTACAAGAAGAATACCCGGCTCAGCAATTCAATACGTGGTTACGTCCCTTACAAGCTGAAGCAGAAGAAAGCACTCTGGTATTACTTGCTCCTAATCGCTTTGTAGTAGACTGGGTCAAAAAACATTTTTATTCCCGCATCAAGGAATTAGTTGGTCAATTAAGTGCAGATGACATTAAATTGGTTAGCATCGAGATTGGTAGTAAAACCGTGAAGCCCGCCGTTATTGATGAACCTGTCATAAAAGAGGCTTCTGCCGTTAAATCTTCTCCAAAGAAAACAACCGATCATTATAAAAACACTTACCTCAATAAAAAGTTTTTGTTTGATAGCTTTGTTGAAGGAAATTCAAACCAACTGGCAAAAGCTGCAGCACTGCAAGTGGCTGAAAGACCCGGGGACGCTTACAATCCTTTATTTATTTATGGTGGTGTCGGTTTGGGTAAAACTCATTTAATGCATGCCATAGGTAATAGTATTTTAAAAAATAATCCTGAAGCGAAGGTATTATACTTACATTCAGAGCGATTTGTGGCAGATATGGTCAAAGCATTGCAAACCAATGCCATTAATGAATTTAAACGATTTTATCGTTCTTTGAACGCCTTGCTTATCGACGATATTCAATTTTTTGCTGGCAAGGATCGTTCTCAGGAGGAATTTTTTCATACTTTTAATGCCTTACTTGAAGGGCAGCAGCAAATTATTTTGACAAGTGATCGTTATCCTAAAGAAATTGAAGGAGTGGAAGAGCGTTTAAAATCCCGCTTCGGATGGGGGTTAACTGTTGCTGTTGAGCCACCGGAACTTGAAACGCGAGTGGCTATTTTAATCAGTAAGGCAGAGCTTGCTAATATTGAGTTACCTTATGAAGTTGCTTTTTTTATAGCTAAGCGTATACGCTCAAATGTTCGTGAGCTCGAAGGGGCTTTGCGACGTGTTATTGCTAATGCTCATTTTACCGGTAAACCTATTACGATTGAATTTGTAAATGATGCATTGCGTGATCTTTTGGCATTGCAGGATAAATTGGTCACTATTGAAAACATCCAAAAGACGGTGGCTGAGTATTATAAAGTTAAAGTAGCAGATTTATTATCTAAACGGCGTAGCCGCTCTATTGCCAGACCAAGACAAATGGCAATGGCATTGGCAAAAGAACTTACTAATCACAGTCTTCCCGAAATAGGCGATCATTTTGGTGGTCGCGATCATACCACCGTCATTCATGCCTGCCGTAAAGTTAAGGAGTTGGTGCAGGAAGCCGGCGATTTTGCTGAGGATTACAAAAATTTAATGCGCACTTTATCTTCTTGA